From one Nitrospirota bacterium genomic stretch:
- the ccsA gene encoding cytochrome c biogenesis protein CcsA, whose amino-acid sequence MKPELVCFWTAVGLYGISTFSYLFGIIAKYEKLFMVGLFSALAGFIPHTAAIALRWKAGGIEPFITISESITFGIFTTMLIFLVFQFTIKKVRPLGVLVMPVAFVLLGWAGTLMKDVATQLAPALQSWWLWVHIIGATTGFGSVLMAAGLGLFYILKEKKSGGIYDKLPDLQALDNLSYRFVAGGFIMYGLMIISGAYWSNTVKGSYWAWDPVEVWSLISWLIYGIYLHLRITFGWRGRKLALYSLVAVVVMIVSYWGVPFSMETFHSGFRIEH is encoded by the coding sequence ATGAAACCTGAACTCGTATGTTTTTGGACAGCTGTCGGCTTGTATGGTATAAGCACCTTCAGCTATCTCTTTGGTATTATTGCAAAATATGAGAAGCTCTTTATGGTAGGCCTGTTCAGCGCCCTTGCGGGTTTTATTCCGCATACTGCTGCGATAGCCCTGCGCTGGAAGGCCGGCGGCATTGAGCCTTTTATTACCATCTCCGAGTCAATCACCTTCGGCATCTTCACCACCATGCTGATTTTTCTGGTCTTTCAGTTCACCATAAAAAAAGTGCGGCCCCTGGGCGTGCTGGTGATGCCGGTTGCCTTTGTCCTGTTAGGGTGGGCCGGAACGCTAATGAAGGATGTCGCAACACAGCTTGCGCCGGCGCTGCAGAGCTGGTGGCTTTGGGTCCATATCATCGGTGCAACAACGGGCTTCGGTTCCGTTCTGATGGCCGCAGGGCTTGGTCTCTTCTACATTCTGAAAGAAAAGAAATCCGGCGGCATATACGACAAACTGCCTGACCTGCAGGCGCTCGATAACCTCAGTTACCGGTTCGTTGCCGGAGGGTTTATCATGTATGGGCTCATGATCATATCCGGTGCGTACTGGTCCAATACGGTAAAAGGAAGCTACTGGGCCTGGGACCCTGTCGAGGTCTGGTCCCTCATTTCATGGCTTATTTACGGCATATATCTGCATCTGCGCATAACCTTTGGCTGGCGGGGCAGAAAGCTGGCATTGTATTCTTTGGTCGCAGTCGTTGTGATGATTGTCAGTTATTGGGGCGTGCCTTTCTCAATGGAGACTTTTCATTCCGGTTTTCGCATCGAACACTAA